In Legionella cardiaca, a genomic segment contains:
- the rsmI gene encoding 16S rRNA (cytidine(1402)-2'-O)-methyltransferase: protein MVKTSATFPGTLYIVATPIGNREDISQRALNVLNDVDTILAEDTRHSLQLLTALGIQKPLVSLHAHNEAEKSQTIITNLQEGRSFALISDAGTPLISDPGFPLVKLARERGIPVIPIPGPCALITALSAAGVPCDSFTFVGFLPAKQAARQNKLVTLSQSEHTVVFYESTHRIQECIADIIAIYGADYEFVLAKELTKAFERFVSGSGLTITAWLQEDSNHCRGEFVLILPPRPLESTQPQDKAILTLLLAELPLKQAVKLATLLTKGNKNELYKLALELQKQKND, encoded by the coding sequence ATGGTAAAAACTTCAGCAACCTTTCCAGGTACTCTTTATATTGTTGCGACCCCTATTGGTAATCGCGAAGATATTAGCCAACGAGCACTCAACGTATTAAATGACGTCGATACCATCCTAGCGGAAGATACCCGTCATTCCTTACAATTATTGACTGCTCTAGGAATTCAAAAACCCTTGGTTTCTTTGCATGCCCACAATGAAGCGGAAAAAAGTCAAACCATCATTACTAATTTACAAGAAGGTCGCTCCTTTGCTCTAATCAGCGATGCGGGCACACCATTAATTAGTGACCCAGGTTTCCCTTTAGTCAAACTGGCACGTGAACGAGGAATTCCCGTTATCCCCATTCCAGGTCCTTGTGCTCTTATCACAGCGCTTAGCGCAGCAGGAGTTCCCTGCGATAGTTTTACCTTTGTTGGATTTTTACCAGCCAAACAGGCAGCAAGGCAAAATAAGCTTGTCACCCTTTCTCAAAGTGAACATACGGTAGTTTTTTATGAATCTACTCACAGAATTCAAGAGTGCATTGCCGATATCATTGCGATTTATGGGGCAGATTATGAATTCGTCCTTGCTAAAGAATTAACAAAAGCTTTCGAGCGTTTTGTCAGTGGTTCAGGCTTAACGATAACAGCGTGGTTGCAAGAAGACAGTAACCATTGCAGAGGGGAGTTTGTACTTATTCTTCCTCCTCGACCGCTAGAGAGCACGCAACCACAAGACAAAGCGATTTTAACGCTTTTACTAGCAGAACTTCCTCTCAAACAAGCTGTAAAATTGGCAACCTTGTTGACCAAGGGTAATAAAAATGAGTTATATAAACTGGCTTTGGAATTACAAAAACAAAAAAACGATTGA
- a CDS encoding penicillin-binding protein activator: MLAKSLKIISLLAAVTLLSQCTKVAENQAQTPRVNQQVTTPYSMPASAYLALAKNQGGDEQQNLLIMAAGRQIYDGQWRDGISTLSQTSSSLSPVQASEKNILLAKTDVIREQPKAAIAKLSGVGDINSLPAFYQAQYHEVLATAYEAVGNATDSITERIKLEHLLPDETARANNSRILWLTLTKLPLAELNTLAVEAKEGSDMQGWMKLALIARQSSGNSAATLAQVEDWQDQYPAHPANGILPSPLSSVKPYLNRTPRQMALLLPLSGPLAGPGGAIRDGFMAAANTAGGNANIRLYDTAKGNVTELYQQALSDGADYVVGPLSKADVASVAALDHPVPTLLLNDMETELNTNAYRFGLSPSNEARQVAAKATKNGHKRALIIAPAGAWGDEIVSAFTAQWHKAGGTIADKLSYANNSDLNIAIRALLRVTESQGREKQIKQLLGQNIQVTPSRRQDFDMIFLLAYPSKARQIMPLLKYYFAGNVPVYATSTVYSGSTNAMKDKDLDGIIFCDMPWVFAHQMGSRNWPEQLNSYNRLYALGLDSYALATQLNQLLLFPAMGIHDKSGVLYLNQTQQVARIPAWAQFKGGVAITMTANS, from the coding sequence ATGTTAGCAAAGTCACTAAAAATAATTTCATTGCTTGCTGCAGTCACATTGCTTTCACAGTGTACGAAAGTTGCTGAAAATCAAGCACAAACTCCACGGGTGAATCAACAAGTCACCACGCCTTACAGTATGCCAGCATCTGCCTATCTTGCGTTGGCAAAAAATCAAGGCGGTGATGAGCAGCAAAATTTGTTAATCATGGCTGCTGGACGCCAAATTTATGATGGGCAATGGCGAGATGGTATTTCTACTTTATCTCAAACTAGCAGCAGCTTGTCACCTGTACAAGCCTCGGAAAAAAACATTTTGCTTGCAAAAACCGATGTCATTCGCGAGCAGCCGAAAGCGGCAATTGCTAAACTTTCCGGGGTGGGTGACATTAACAGCTTACCTGCATTTTATCAAGCTCAATATCATGAGGTTTTAGCCACTGCTTATGAGGCTGTAGGAAATGCTACAGACTCCATTACTGAACGTATCAAATTAGAGCATTTACTCCCTGATGAGACTGCTCGAGCTAATAATAGCCGTATCTTGTGGCTTACATTGACCAAGTTGCCATTAGCAGAGCTTAACACGCTTGCGGTAGAGGCTAAAGAAGGCTCTGATATGCAAGGATGGATGAAGCTAGCTCTGATTGCCAGACAAAGCTCTGGTAATAGCGCCGCAACTTTAGCACAGGTTGAAGATTGGCAAGACCAGTATCCGGCTCATCCTGCCAACGGTATTCTACCCTCACCTCTCTCTTCTGTGAAACCTTATTTAAATCGTACACCGCGACAAATGGCTTTATTATTGCCATTAAGTGGACCTTTAGCGGGGCCTGGTGGAGCGATTCGTGATGGTTTTATGGCAGCGGCCAATACAGCGGGGGGTAACGCCAATATTCGTCTTTATGATACTGCAAAAGGCAACGTTACCGAATTATACCAACAAGCTTTAAGTGACGGTGCTGACTATGTTGTTGGTCCACTAAGTAAAGCAGACGTTGCCAGTGTCGCAGCCTTGGATCATCCTGTGCCGACTTTACTTCTTAATGATATGGAAACAGAACTAAATACTAATGCTTATCGCTTTGGTTTATCTCCTAGCAATGAAGCTAGACAAGTTGCAGCAAAAGCAACTAAAAATGGCCACAAACGTGCTCTTATCATTGCACCAGCGGGTGCCTGGGGAGATGAAATTGTTTCTGCATTTACTGCGCAATGGCATAAAGCAGGCGGTACTATCGCAGATAAACTTAGCTATGCCAACAATAGTGATCTCAATATAGCTATTCGTGCTTTACTACGTGTTACCGAAAGCCAGGGACGAGAAAAGCAAATTAAGCAGCTATTAGGACAAAACATCCAGGTAACACCTAGTCGTCGGCAAGATTTTGATATGATATTTTTGTTGGCCTATCCTTCCAAAGCGCGGCAAATTATGCCCTTGCTTAAGTATTATTTTGCCGGTAATGTGCCAGTCTATGCCACATCAACAGTGTATAGTGGCAGCACTAATGCAATGAAAGATAAAGATTTGGATGGCATTATTTTCTGCGATATGCCTTGGGTTTTCGCTCATCAAATGGGAAGTAGGAACTGGCCTGAACAGTTAAATAGTTATAATCGCCTCTATGCTTTGGGTTTGGATAGTTATGCTTTAGCGACGCAATTAAATCAATTGCTGCTTTTTCCTGCTATGGGAATCCATGATAAAAGTGGTGTTCTTTATCTCAATCAAACACAGCAGGTTGCGCGAATTCCTGCCTGGGCTCAATTTAAGGGTGGGGTGGCGATAACCATGACAGCGAATTCGTAA
- a CDS encoding YraN family protein yields the protein MSKRIGFAVEQQAKAYLVAQGLRWITSNYHCRFGEIDLIMQEDNYVIFVEVRARSSFAYGGAAASITYGKRQKILKAASHYLLVNKLTNKLPTRFDVLSFEGKALHINWIKNAFGLDF from the coding sequence ATGTCCAAACGCATAGGATTTGCTGTTGAACAGCAGGCTAAAGCCTATCTGGTTGCTCAAGGATTACGGTGGATAACAAGTAATTACCACTGTCGCTTTGGTGAAATTGATTTGATTATGCAGGAAGATAACTACGTTATCTTTGTTGAGGTGCGGGCGCGTTCGTCTTTCGCATATGGTGGCGCTGCAGCCAGTATAACTTATGGTAAACGACAGAAAATACTCAAGGCGGCGTCACATTATTTGTTAGTCAACAAACTCACCAATAAACTGCCAACTCGCTTTGATGTATTAAGTTTTGAGGGTAAGGCATTACACATTAATTGGATTAAAAATGCTTTTGGGCTGGATTTTTAA
- a CDS encoding D-sedoheptulose-7-phosphate isomerase, translating to MTQMEDRVRQLFGISIEAQIAVADGLSGLIAKAGARLVNCLLNDGKILLCGNGGSAANCLHFSAAMINHYEVERPSLPVIALTTDVSCLTSVANDSHYDQVFARQIQALGQEGDVLIILSTSGNADNILHAVNAANDRGMDTIALSGRDGGLLANHLGPEDIELRVQADSAARIRETHLFILHCFCDLIDQSLFGQMLG from the coding sequence ATGACACAGATGGAAGATAGAGTCAGACAACTTTTTGGTATCAGCATTGAGGCACAGATAGCAGTTGCTGATGGATTGTCTGGATTGATTGCTAAAGCAGGAGCTCGTTTAGTTAACTGCTTGCTTAATGATGGCAAAATTCTTTTATGTGGAAATGGAGGGTCTGCTGCCAATTGTTTGCATTTCTCTGCAGCAATGATTAATCATTATGAGGTTGAGCGTCCTTCATTACCAGTAATCGCTTTAACTACGGATGTTTCTTGCTTAACGTCTGTTGCTAATGACAGTCATTATGACCAGGTATTTGCTCGCCAGATTCAGGCTTTGGGACAAGAGGGCGATGTATTAATTATTTTGTCAACCTCAGGTAATGCGGATAATATTTTACATGCTGTCAATGCAGCAAATGATAGAGGAATGGATACGATTGCCCTTAGTGGTCGAGATGGCGGCTTGCTGGCTAATCATCTTGGACCTGAGGATATTGAATTAAGAGTGCAGGCCGATAGTGCCGCACGTATCCGCGAAACACATTTATTCATTTTGCATTGCTTTTGCGATTTAATAGATCAATCTTTATTTGGCCAGATGTTGGGGTAA
- a CDS encoding BON domain-containing protein — MKIRAIIFLLVSALLTGCVAAVVAGAAAGLVVYDRRSFSMIESDTRIFHLIHKEIVTDPRFQDSRILVSSFNQVVLLVGQTPSASLRAMAQKIAQNTPNVRRVYDEITVNYPIPLSQRTKDSWITSQVRSLMLTKKGLESGSIRVVTENGVVYLIGIATHEQANLAVSVARQINGVQKVVKVFQYIV; from the coding sequence ATGAAAATTCGTGCTATTATTTTTTTGCTTGTCAGTGCCTTATTAACCGGTTGTGTTGCTGCTGTTGTTGCAGGTGCTGCCGCAGGTCTCGTTGTTTATGATCGACGAAGTTTCTCTATGATTGAGAGTGATACACGAATATTTCATCTCATACATAAAGAAATTGTGACTGACCCACGTTTTCAAGATTCGCGTATTCTTGTTAGTAGTTTTAATCAAGTGGTTTTACTTGTAGGACAAACTCCATCTGCCTCTTTACGAGCCATGGCTCAAAAAATTGCTCAAAACACACCAAATGTTCGTCGTGTGTATGATGAGATAACCGTTAATTACCCTATTCCACTTTCTCAACGCACAAAAGACTCGTGGATAACCAGCCAAGTGAGAAGCCTTATGTTAACGAAAAAAGGGTTAGAATCGGGTTCAATTCGTGTGGTTACTGAAAATGGCGTTGTCTATTTAATAGGTATTGCAACCCATGAACAAGCCAATTTGGCAGTTAGCGTAGCAAGACAAATTAATGGTGTGCAAAAAGTTGTAAAGGTCTTCCAATATATCGTGTAA
- a CDS encoding BON domain-containing protein, which yields MKKQGNVVFILLLSSCLLTGCISNVWTGAMLVYDRHNVYKKISDYELAAKVHHELYFEDRLLEQKGCVIDVAVFNGDVLLAGHVPTVELRDAAIARVSKLSDDYRRLFNQMDINNYPGNSVQDSWITTKIRGKIFADSSIDPNVFKVVTSDRIVYLMGDVPAEQAEKVINIARKTNGVIRVVKLLKYYHLTDKATLNS from the coding sequence ATGAAAAAGCAAGGGAATGTTGTCTTCATCCTACTGTTAAGTAGTTGCTTGCTTACCGGATGCATCAGTAATGTATGGACGGGCGCTATGCTCGTTTATGACAGGCATAATGTTTATAAAAAAATAAGCGATTATGAATTGGCTGCTAAAGTTCATCATGAACTTTACTTTGAAGATAGATTACTTGAACAAAAAGGTTGTGTTATTGATGTTGCTGTGTTTAATGGGGATGTTTTGCTTGCAGGTCATGTGCCAACGGTAGAACTACGAGACGCGGCGATAGCACGTGTTTCTAAACTTTCTGATGATTACCGTCGATTATTTAATCAAATGGACATTAATAACTATCCTGGTAACTCGGTGCAAGATAGTTGGATTACTACCAAAATACGCGGCAAAATCTTTGCCGATTCCTCTATTGATCCGAATGTGTTTAAAGTAGTTACCTCCGATCGTATTGTCTATTTAATGGGGGATGTCCCTGCAGAACAGGCAGAGAAAGTGATTAATATTGCCCGAAAGACAAATGGCGTTATTCGCGTGGTGAAATTACTTAAATATTATCACTTAACAGATAAGGCTACACTTAATAGTTAG
- a CDS encoding DUF4332 domain-containing protein, which produces MLYKLIDIEGIGERYATMLLEKAGIENQKQLLEACGHRHDRESLAAETGISYYLLLKWANRADLGRIKGIGEEYADLLERCGVNSVSELAQRNATHLHQALKDNNEQRHLVHKQPSLSQVESWVKEAKKLPRAVFH; this is translated from the coding sequence ATGTTGTATAAACTTATTGATATCGAAGGGATTGGCGAACGGTATGCGACGATGCTCCTTGAAAAAGCCGGGATTGAAAATCAGAAGCAATTGTTGGAAGCTTGTGGACACCGTCATGATCGTGAGTCCTTAGCAGCCGAAACAGGTATTAGTTACTATTTGCTTTTGAAATGGGCTAATCGCGCCGATCTGGGACGCATCAAAGGGATCGGTGAGGAATATGCTGACTTATTAGAACGTTGCGGAGTTAATTCCGTATCTGAGCTAGCACAGCGAAATGCAACTCATCTACATCAAGCTTTAAAAGACAATAATGAACAGCGCCATTTAGTCCACAAACAACCAAGTTTGTCTCAAGTCGAATCCTGGGTAAAAGAGGCAAAAAAATTACCAAGAGCGGTATTTCATTGA
- a CDS encoding FMN-dependent NADH-azoreductase has protein sequence MKLLAIDASILGNHSISRHLMSYFLQNWQKRHPEAEIAYRDFAAQPINHLSQEIIAAKQKPDAELSSTLKQELELSETLITEFLTADEVIIGAPMYNFSIATQLKAWIDRILVAGRTFKYEKHGVTGLATGKKISIISTRGNHYTNNASMQAMDHQENYLKTIFSFIGITDLTIIRAEGLHLGESLKEKAIAMAEQKIRELFFKAA, from the coding sequence ATGAAATTGTTAGCGATTGACGCAAGTATTTTAGGCAATCACTCCATTTCACGTCATTTAATGAGTTATTTTTTGCAAAATTGGCAGAAGAGGCATCCTGAAGCGGAAATAGCTTATCGTGATTTTGCTGCTCAACCAATTAATCATTTGTCACAAGAAATAATAGCGGCGAAACAAAAACCAGATGCAGAACTATCTTCGACATTAAAACAGGAACTTGAACTATCCGAAACTTTAATTACCGAATTTTTAACTGCTGATGAAGTTATTATTGGCGCGCCAATGTATAATTTCAGCATTGCAACACAATTGAAAGCCTGGATTGATCGCATCCTTGTTGCTGGAAGAACCTTTAAATATGAGAAACATGGCGTCACTGGCCTTGCCACAGGCAAAAAAATAAGCATTATCTCTACTCGTGGCAATCACTATACAAATAATGCCTCCATGCAAGCCATGGATCATCAAGAAAATTATTTAAAAACCATTTTTTCTTTTATTGGGATAACCGATTTAACAATAATTCGCGCAGAAGGCTTGCATTTAGGAGAGTCTTTAAAAGAAAAAGCCATCGCGATGGCTGAGCAAAAAATTAGAGAATTATTTTTTAAAGCCGCTTAA
- a CDS encoding LysR substrate-binding domain-containing protein, whose protein sequence is MRFIDTLPDLNDLYFFCLVVEKGSFTRASQGLEITKSKLSRRIRELENHLGVCLLNRSTRKLSLTDIGQLVYEHSKAMVNEASFAQEVAVQAQAKPKGRIRVTCPALFTQSEFNKVIINFMHLYPEVRVYLEATDRKVDLIEEGFDVALRFQIANLSDSNLVVRKLGESIHYLVASPNYLQQYRQIQSPTELANRSWLGKVRLEGAYQLLLSHSNGQQVNIPLSPRIESNDWTILKQAALSDLGVALLPKEICQQEINEGRLVRILSDWSLSMANLYLLYPSRRGLIPAVRHFIDFVGEEVSRGCKAIPNATYIKDTNHSYGV, encoded by the coding sequence ATGCGCTTTATTGATACGTTGCCTGATTTAAATGATTTATACTTTTTTTGTCTTGTTGTAGAAAAAGGCAGTTTTACCCGAGCCAGCCAAGGATTAGAAATAACCAAATCAAAATTAAGTCGTCGGATTAGGGAGTTGGAAAATCATTTGGGAGTTTGTCTACTGAACCGTTCTACACGTAAATTAAGTCTTACCGATATAGGACAATTGGTTTACGAGCATAGTAAGGCAATGGTAAATGAAGCAAGTTTTGCGCAGGAAGTAGCTGTACAGGCGCAAGCAAAGCCCAAAGGTCGTATCCGCGTAACCTGTCCTGCTTTATTTACCCAATCAGAATTCAATAAAGTAATTATTAATTTTATGCATCTGTACCCCGAGGTTCGCGTTTATCTCGAAGCCACTGATCGCAAAGTAGATTTAATAGAAGAAGGATTTGATGTGGCTTTGCGATTTCAAATAGCAAACTTGAGTGACTCTAATTTAGTAGTGAGAAAATTAGGTGAAAGTATTCACTATTTGGTGGCTAGTCCTAATTATCTGCAACAATATCGGCAAATTCAGTCTCCTACAGAATTAGCTAATCGTTCCTGGTTAGGAAAAGTCCGGCTAGAGGGTGCGTATCAACTACTACTTAGTCATAGCAATGGCCAGCAAGTTAACATCCCATTATCTCCCCGTATTGAAAGTAATGACTGGACTATATTAAAACAAGCGGCACTGAGTGATTTGGGGGTTGCATTATTACCTAAAGAGATTTGCCAGCAGGAAATCAATGAAGGTAGGCTCGTGCGCATATTGTCGGATTGGTCTTTGTCAATGGCTAATTTATATCTACTTTATCCTTCGCGGCGTGGTTTAATCCCAGCAGTGCGTCATTTTATTGATTTTGTTGGTGAGGAGGTGTCTAGAGGTTGCAAGGCAATACCGAATGCGACTTACATAAAAGACACTAACCACTCCTATGGAGTCTAG
- a CDS encoding GIY-YIG nuclease family protein, which produces MNEQCYWVYILLCQNNSYYTGYTNNLVKRYQSHVSGTGKCKYTRSFKPIAIARCWKISGDKAQAMRLERYIKKLSRQEKEKIIAEPLVLNHTLNINFLVEDTDSVEVKIS; this is translated from the coding sequence TTGAACGAACAATGTTATTGGGTTTACATATTACTTTGTCAAAACAATAGTTATTATACCGGTTATACGAATAATCTGGTTAAACGCTATCAATCACATGTGAGTGGTACAGGAAAATGCAAATATACGCGTAGCTTCAAACCCATTGCCATTGCACGATGTTGGAAGATTAGTGGAGATAAAGCACAAGCGATGAGATTAGAACGTTACATTAAAAAATTATCACGGCAGGAGAAAGAAAAAATTATTGCAGAACCACTCGTTCTCAACCACACATTGAACATTAATTTTTTAGTTGAAGATACTGACTCGGTAGAAGTAAAAATAAGTTAA
- a CDS encoding rhodanese-related sulfurtransferase, producing MRYVVAAFYKFTLFPDYQLMKEPLLALMKEKEIKGTIILASEGINGTICGEQANLSFFTNHLQQYEGLSDLTFKISYSDYNPFEKSKVKIRKEIVTLGVEGIDPNAIHGTHVDPQEWNALISDPEVLVIDTRNDYEVKLGTFKGAINPETENFRDFPDYVEKNLSEHKDKKVAMFCTGGIRCEKSTAYLKKMGFKQVFQLNGGILNYLEKMPEQDSLWEGTCFVFDNRVAVDNNLDGLEVGTIDVEWKNKNRKSNQLQSKEDK from the coding sequence ATGAGATATGTAGTCGCCGCTTTTTACAAATTTACCCTTTTTCCTGATTATCAATTAATGAAAGAACCGTTATTGGCATTGATGAAGGAAAAAGAAATCAAGGGAACAATTATTCTTGCTTCTGAAGGTATCAATGGCACAATTTGTGGTGAGCAGGCAAATTTATCGTTTTTTACAAATCATCTACAACAATACGAAGGTTTAAGTGATTTAACCTTTAAAATTAGTTATAGCGATTACAATCCTTTTGAAAAATCCAAGGTCAAAATCCGTAAGGAAATTGTTACGCTCGGTGTCGAAGGCATTGATCCTAATGCAATTCATGGTACTCACGTTGATCCACAAGAATGGAATGCCCTTATTTCTGATCCCGAGGTGCTAGTTATTGATACCAGAAACGATTATGAGGTGAAATTAGGTACCTTCAAGGGAGCAATTAATCCTGAAACTGAAAATTTCCGTGATTTTCCCGACTATGTAGAAAAAAATCTAAGTGAACATAAAGATAAGAAAGTCGCAATGTTTTGTACTGGCGGCATTCGTTGCGAGAAATCTACTGCCTACTTAAAAAAAATGGGTTTCAAGCAAGTATTTCAGCTCAATGGTGGTATTCTTAACTATTTAGAAAAAATGCCCGAACAAGATTCCCTTTGGGAAGGCACCTGTTTTGTATTCGATAACCGAGTTGCTGTAGATAATAATTTAGATGGCCTGGAAGTCGGTACCATTGATGTAGAATGGAAAAATAAGAATAGAAAAAGCAATCAGTTGCAATCAAAGGAAGATAAATAG
- a CDS encoding alpha/beta fold hydrolase, whose translation MNRRKLLVRFLVLGFCFFCHMTYSPATTIHTHDKFIAYTDVGHGKPLLLVHAFPTDKRLWAPQQEELKKHFRVITLDLWGFGESSSVDGNAVTMDDYADEIKLLLEHLQLQKVIIAGESMGGYIALAFLEKYSQQVDGLVLSNTQAIADNPETKVLREKTAMEVLAQGPDNFIQNFMTKALSFEAAEQNKAFLHHILTMQKSTAIASALRGMAQRNDHSQLLVKTTCPILVITSDQDRAIAPKQSEDMHALAQNSQLVVLVKAGHLSNLEQPQQWNQAVIDRFAAD comes from the coding sequence ATGAATAGAAGAAAACTTCTAGTCAGATTTTTAGTTTTAGGATTTTGTTTTTTTTGTCATATGACCTACTCTCCTGCAACGACCATTCATACTCATGATAAATTTATTGCCTATACCGATGTTGGTCACGGGAAACCCTTGCTTTTAGTTCATGCTTTTCCTACAGATAAGCGATTGTGGGCTCCACAGCAAGAGGAACTAAAAAAGCATTTTCGAGTAATCACTTTAGACTTGTGGGGATTTGGCGAGTCTTCGTCTGTCGATGGTAATGCAGTTACTATGGATGATTACGCAGATGAAATTAAATTATTATTAGAGCATCTACAATTGCAAAAAGTGATCATCGCGGGTGAATCAATGGGAGGGTACATTGCTCTGGCTTTCCTTGAAAAATATTCGCAACAGGTAGATGGTCTTGTTCTCTCTAATACTCAAGCCATTGCCGATAACCCTGAAACCAAAGTATTGCGCGAAAAAACTGCAATGGAAGTTCTTGCGCAGGGGCCAGACAATTTTATTCAAAACTTTATGACCAAAGCGCTATCTTTTGAGGCTGCTGAGCAAAATAAAGCGTTTCTTCATCATATTTTAACGATGCAAAAATCGACAGCTATAGCCTCAGCTCTACGAGGAATGGCGCAGCGGAATGATCATTCACAGTTATTGGTGAAAACAACGTGCCCGATACTGGTAATAACCAGTGACCAAGATAGAGCAATTGCCCCTAAGCAAAGCGAAGATATGCATGCTTTGGCACAAAACAGTCAATTAGTCGTTCTTGTCAAGGCTGGGCATTTATCCAATTTGGAACAGCCACAGCAGTGGAATCAAGCAGTGATTGATAGATTTGCTGCAGATTAA
- a CDS encoding HEAT repeat domain-containing protein: MIKNLCVIVSLTLPIKLMAGNIIDLYGDESNKSQKIVSKYSKRISDLENRLEKQFKENSTKEWDKISLLKNHLTNDIKKEGDYLYVDLNTIFYSNNKNKYTTIDVVTKSQPERMRFAASARMKGNFAAKNDLINDMIVFQNTATNLWMNGQLKTTEIPCPVYHCIRQFEHPQLKPYLKIFNEGAIKQKKLILDTMNSDPNPERRAAAAFLMGHFTNPREIIQRLLPHVQDKDTGVRNNVIRVIAETMENAKITQINLRPFLELLDSPQITDRNKALFVLLNTTNSKSAKQQIINQGGKNLLAILKLKQLNNHDIAYQILKRVSGKNYSEDNLIAWKKWVDTNAA, encoded by the coding sequence ATGATTAAAAATTTATGCGTAATAGTAAGTTTAACCTTGCCAATCAAACTAATGGCAGGAAATATTATTGATTTATATGGTGATGAATCTAACAAATCGCAAAAAATAGTTAGTAAATATTCCAAGAGAATTAGTGATCTTGAAAATAGGCTAGAGAAACAATTCAAAGAAAACAGTACTAAAGAATGGGACAAAATTTCTTTGTTGAAAAATCATTTGACCAATGACATTAAAAAAGAAGGTGATTATCTATATGTGGATTTAAATACGATTTTTTATTCTAACAATAAAAACAAATATACCACTATCGACGTGGTTACCAAATCTCAACCTGAAAGAATGCGATTTGCTGCATCTGCGAGAATGAAAGGAAATTTTGCAGCAAAAAACGATTTAATAAATGACATGATCGTTTTTCAAAATACTGCAACAAATTTATGGATGAATGGTCAATTAAAGACTACTGAAATACCTTGTCCGGTTTATCATTGTATCCGCCAATTTGAACATCCCCAGTTAAAACCCTATTTAAAAATTTTCAATGAGGGGGCGATTAAACAAAAAAAACTTATTCTAGATACCATGAATAGTGATCCCAATCCTGAGCGTCGTGCAGCGGCAGCTTTTTTGATGGGGCATTTTACTAATCCGCGAGAAATCATCCAACGATTATTACCTCATGTGCAGGATAAAGATACTGGGGTTCGCAACAATGTCATACGCGTTATTGCAGAAACAATGGAGAATGCAAAGATAACACAGATAAATCTCCGCCCTTTCCTGGAATTACTGGATTCTCCGCAAATAACGGATAGGAATAAAGCTCTATTTGTATTGCTCAATACCACGAATTCAAAAAGCGCGAAACAACAGATTATTAATCAAGGTGGAAAAAATCTTTTAGCTATTTTAAAGCTAAAACAACTGAATAATCATGATATTGCATATCAAATTTTAAAGAGAGTAAGTGGTAAAAATTATAGTGAAGATAATCTAATTGCGTGGAAAAAATGGGTTGACACCAATGCTGCTTAG